A part of Anaerolineales bacterium genomic DNA contains:
- a CDS encoding S41 family peptidase encodes MNNRRVVRILLILFILPIFLGVGFSGGILVDHFLIGPTVASAQTQTQSNSLDLINQAYQIIQKNYVDHSALQTTQLEYGAISGMVDALGDTGHSRFMTPEMVKSENNFTQGSFEGIGAEVTQNSNGQTVIVAPFDGSPAKAAGVKPGDIIVKVDGTDVSGMSLSDVVSKVLGPAGSKVTLSLQDPSTGATRDVTITRAKITVKNVTWIMLPGTTIADIRLAGFSQGVTADLQKALQQAQAQGATGIILDLRNNPGGLLSEAVGVTSQFLGSGIALLVKDAQGQEQPIAIKPGGVALNIPMVVLINQGTASAAEIVSGALQDAHRATIVGETTFGTGTVLNAFPLSDGSQILLATEEWLTPNGRVIWHKGIAPDVSVALANTVSPFLPEGAQGTTAAQLHNSQDAQLLKAIDLLSQGAN; translated from the coding sequence ATGAATAATCGTCGTGTTGTACGGATCTTGCTCATTTTGTTTATCCTGCCCATATTTTTAGGGGTGGGATTTTCTGGCGGCATACTGGTGGATCACTTTTTGATAGGACCCACGGTGGCTTCCGCCCAAACGCAAACACAGTCCAATTCCCTTGACTTAATAAATCAGGCTTATCAAATCATACAAAAGAATTACGTGGACCATAGCGCCTTGCAAACAACCCAGCTTGAATATGGAGCAATCAGTGGCATGGTTGATGCGCTTGGTGATACCGGGCATAGCCGGTTCATGACGCCGGAGATGGTGAAATCGGAGAACAACTTCACCCAAGGTTCATTTGAAGGCATTGGTGCGGAGGTCACTCAAAATAGCAATGGGCAGACGGTCATCGTCGCCCCGTTTGACGGATCCCCAGCCAAGGCCGCGGGGGTTAAACCCGGCGATATTATTGTCAAAGTAGACGGTACTGATGTCTCTGGTATGAGCCTATCTGACGTGGTTAGCAAGGTGTTAGGACCAGCGGGCAGCAAGGTAACCCTCTCCTTACAGGATCCTTCCACTGGTGCTACCCGTGATGTAACGATCACGCGTGCAAAAATCACAGTAAAAAATGTCACCTGGATCATGCTACCCGGCACGACCATCGCTGATATCCGTCTTGCAGGGTTCAGCCAGGGTGTGACTGCTGATCTGCAGAAGGCATTGCAGCAGGCCCAGGCGCAGGGAGCCACGGGGATCATCCTCGACTTGCGTAATAACCCGGGTGGTCTACTTAGTGAAGCTGTTGGCGTCACCAGCCAGTTCCTGGGCAGCGGTATTGCCCTCCTGGTCAAAGATGCCCAGGGGCAGGAACAGCCCATTGCAATCAAGCCGGGTGGTGTGGCTTTGAACATCCCTATGGTCGTGCTGATTAATCAGGGAACTGCCAGCGCAGCAGAAATTGTCTCGGGGGCTTTACAGGATGCCCACCGAGCCACGATTGTCGGGGAAACAACCTTTGGAACCGGGACGGTCTTGAACGCTTTTCCCCTTTCTGACGGGTCACAAATCCTGCTGGCAACAGAAGAATGGCTTACCCCGAATGGCCGGGTGATCTGGCATAAAGGCATCGCCCCGGATGTTTCTGTAGCTCTGGCGAATACCGTTTCGCCATTTTTACCAGAAGGCGCACAAGGGACAACAGCTGCACAGCTACATAACAGCCAGGATGCACAATTATTGAAAGCGATCGACCTGCTTTCTCAGGGGGCGAATTAA
- a CDS encoding DNA-binding protein — MENNQQSNNVKINAEPLLTVSDISFRLHLSRSCCYALMQSGALPTVRIGKSRRVRQEDLEAFIKLNIYSAYDFSK; from the coding sequence ATGGAAAATAATCAACAGTCCAATAATGTAAAAATCAATGCTGAGCCTTTATTGACGGTTTCAGATATTTCTTTTCGACTTCATCTAAGTCGGTCCTGCTGCTATGCCCTTATGCAATCGGGTGCGCTTCCGACCGTAAGGATCGGCAAATCCCGCCGCGTCCGACAGGAGGATCTAGAGGCGTTCATAAAACTCAATATTTATTCTGCATACGATTTCAGCAAATAA
- the nagA gene encoding N-acetylglucosamine-6-phosphate deacetylase, translating to MIYIENATLYTASGKINHAALCIDNQTITAVGRESDVACPPNAQRFDAQGQNLVPGFIDLQVNGALGMDITTNPESIWKVGEYLPAFGTTSFLPTIVSSPPATVQKAQTILSKGPPPGYRGAKVLGLHLEGPYLNPRKCGAHDLSHIRLPKGQEYQDWTAEKHVRLVTLAPELPGALEAIMSLVKHGVSVAAGHSMASYEEAQAGIKAGIRSGTHLFNAMPAQDHRQPGLVSALLLDERLTCSLIADGQHLHPATVQLAWKTLGPGRTCLVSDAMAGLGMPTGDYQLGNHIVHHDGETARLPDGTLAGSLLYLQQALRNLIRFTGCTLDEAILAVTRVPAGVLYPQRTQYGLAVGASADLVLLDHDLQVKLVWIDGRQVDLSRDAS from the coding sequence ATGATCTACATAGAGAATGCCACTCTATATACAGCCTCAGGCAAGATAAACCATGCAGCTCTTTGCATCGACAATCAGACTATCACAGCTGTCGGCCGTGAGTCTGATGTAGCTTGCCCGCCAAATGCCCAACGTTTCGACGCACAAGGTCAAAATCTGGTTCCAGGTTTCATCGACCTGCAAGTCAATGGTGCTTTGGGGATGGATATTACCACCAATCCTGAGTCAATCTGGAAGGTAGGTGAATATCTGCCAGCCTTTGGGACCACCTCATTTCTACCGACCATCGTATCCTCACCGCCAGCAACTGTGCAGAAAGCACAGACAATTCTCTCCAAAGGACCTCCACCCGGATATCGAGGCGCCAAGGTGTTAGGCCTCCACCTTGAAGGGCCGTACCTCAATCCACGCAAATGCGGTGCCCATGATTTAAGCCATATACGTTTACCTAAAGGTCAAGAATACCAGGATTGGACAGCTGAGAAACATGTCAGGCTCGTTACGCTTGCCCCGGAGCTGCCCGGTGCCTTGGAGGCGATAATGAGCCTGGTGAAGCATGGGGTCAGCGTTGCGGCAGGCCATTCGATGGCATCCTACGAAGAGGCCCAGGCTGGTATCAAGGCTGGGATCCGTTCAGGTACCCACCTGTTTAATGCCATGCCTGCCCAAGATCACCGCCAGCCTGGTTTAGTAAGTGCTTTATTACTGGATGAACGCCTGACCTGCAGCCTGATTGCCGATGGACAACATCTTCACCCTGCCACGGTTCAGCTTGCCTGGAAAACTCTCGGCCCCGGACGAACTTGCCTGGTGTCGGATGCCATGGCTGGCCTGGGAATGCCCACAGGAGATTATCAGCTGGGGAATCATATCGTTCATCATGACGGCGAAACTGCCAGGCTCCCAGATGGAACCCTGGCCGGCAGCCTGCTTTATTTGCAACAGGCACTCCGAAACCTGATCCGATTTACAGGCTGCACATTGGACGAAGCTATACTGGCTGTCACCCGGGTGCCTGCCGGCGTGCTCTATCCGCAAAGGACTCAGTATGGCCTGGCTGTGGGTGCATCGGCGGATTTGGTACTCCTTGATCATGACCTCCAGGTGAAGCTTGTCTGGATCGATGGTCGTCAGGTAGACCTTTCCAGGGATGCAAGCTGA
- a CDS encoding DNA-binding response regulator, with the protein MRRSLAFNLEQAGFRASTAESAETAFSQVRLERPDLILLDISLPVMDGLDAMRQFKDQFDLPVIFVTARRRELDEALGLELGGDDYITKPFDFNVLVAHIKAVLRRFDRTTATPAIPPDEVVTVGELIVDPKSHAVTLQGKTINLPRREFDLLHALALQPGRVLTVDELLGTVWGAEFIGQPQVVYVHIRWLREKIEEDANHPRRIITVRGVGYKLVAEAF; encoded by the coding sequence ATGAGGCGCAGCTTGGCCTTTAACCTGGAACAAGCTGGCTTCCGGGCCAGCACTGCCGAGAGCGCTGAGACTGCTTTTTCACAAGTGAGGCTGGAACGGCCCGACCTGATTCTCCTGGATATCAGCCTGCCAGTTATGGATGGCCTGGATGCCATGCGCCAATTTAAAGACCAATTCGATCTCCCCGTGATCTTTGTGACTGCCCGGCGGCGCGAGCTGGATGAAGCACTGGGTTTGGAGCTCGGTGGTGATGATTACATCACGAAACCGTTCGATTTTAATGTGCTGGTCGCGCACATCAAAGCCGTGTTGCGCCGGTTTGATCGCACCACTGCCACTCCAGCCATCCCCCCTGACGAGGTGGTGACTGTTGGCGAGCTGATTGTGGATCCTAAAAGTCATGCAGTCACATTACAGGGAAAAACCATCAATCTCCCCCGGCGCGAGTTCGACCTGCTGCATGCCCTGGCCTTGCAACCGGGGCGTGTGCTTACCGTCGACGAGCTGCTTGGCACCGTCTGGGGCGCTGAATTCATTGGTCAACCCCAGGTGGTCTATGTTCATATCCGCTGGCTACGAGAAAAAATCGAAGAGGATGCCAACCATCCCCGCCGGATCATAACCGTGCGTGGCGTGGGATACAAGCTGGTGGCGGAGGCTTTCTGA